From a single Sulfolobus sp. E5-1-F genomic region:
- the gltA gene encoding citrate synthase encodes MSVVSKGLENVIIKVTNLTFIDGEKGILRYRGYNIEDLVNYGSYEETIYLMLYGKLPTKKELNDLKEKLNEEYEVPQEVLDTIYLMPRDADAIGLLEVGTAALASIDKNFKWKENDKEKAISIIAKMATLVANVYRRKEGNKPRIPEPSDSFAKSFLLASLAREPTGDEINAMDKALILYTDHEVPASTTAALVAASTLSDMYSSLTAALAALKGPLHGGAAEEAFKQFIEIGDPNKVEMWFNDKIINQKNRLMGFGHRVYKTYDPRAKIFKKLASTLIERNSEAKKYFEIAQKLEELGIKQFSSKGIYPNTDFYSGIVFFALGFPVYMFTALFALSRTLGWLAHIIEYVEEQHRLIRPRALYVGPEYQEYVPIDKR; translated from the coding sequence ATGAGCGTTGTAAGTAAAGGTTTAGAAAACGTTATTATAAAGGTTACGAATTTAACATTCATAGACGGAGAAAAGGGAATACTGAGGTATAGAGGGTATAATATTGAAGACTTAGTTAATTACGGCAGTTATGAAGAGACTATCTATTTAATGCTTTATGGAAAATTACCTACAAAGAAAGAGTTAAACGATTTAAAAGAGAAACTTAATGAGGAATATGAGGTACCTCAAGAAGTTCTAGACACAATATACTTAATGCCGAGAGATGCAGACGCTATAGGTCTTTTGGAAGTGGGAACAGCAGCATTAGCATCTATCGATAAGAATTTCAAATGGAAAGAGAACGATAAGGAAAAAGCAATTAGTATAATTGCTAAAATGGCTACTCTAGTAGCAAACGTATATAGAAGAAAAGAGGGTAATAAGCCAAGAATACCTGAACCCTCAGATAGTTTCGCAAAGAGCTTTTTACTAGCAAGTTTGGCTAGAGAACCCACTGGAGACGAAATAAACGCAATGGATAAGGCTCTAATACTCTATACCGATCACGAAGTACCAGCATCTACAACTGCAGCGCTTGTGGCTGCATCCACTTTATCAGATATGTATTCCTCACTTACTGCTGCCTTAGCGGCATTGAAAGGTCCATTACATGGTGGAGCTGCTGAAGAAGCTTTTAAGCAGTTCATAGAAATAGGTGATCCGAATAAAGTAGAAATGTGGTTTAATGATAAAATAATAAATCAAAAGAATAGACTAATGGGATTTGGTCATAGAGTTTACAAAACTTATGATCCTAGAGCAAAAATATTTAAGAAATTAGCCTCAACCTTAATTGAAAGGAATAGCGAAGCTAAGAAATATTTCGAGATAGCTCAAAAACTTGAGGAGCTAGGAATAAAGCAATTTTCGAGTAAAGGAATATACCCTAATACTGATTTCTATTCTGGAATAGTCTTCTTTGCTTTAGGATTTCCAGTATACATGTTTACTGCATTATTTGCTTTATCGAGAACTTTAGGCTGGCTAGCACATATAATAGAATATGTAGAGGAACAGCATAGGCTAATTAGGCCAAGAGCTTTATATGTTGGGCCAGAGTATCAAGAGTATGTTCCTATAGACAAGAGATAA
- a CDS encoding permease encodes MSSVKIHDMIYKQIIYLMYTSRSFGLSPKPDAISKIRRNAVTIKISNIIAYTIATIVSASISLINKNAPFSFIFLDLIILANIFTTGLNVIFFVTNYDLKTFLLSLPLTERDINIAVFRGIFEFFYYGFLASIVIAPISTYMITQSILQALMVELEIIFFFSLSFALIILLGKRIRLGVTSALFRVGTSLIWIIFILLPYGFTFRYVSLPSYVLPIFPFGFLNVEGLLLSLVYTCLSIIFAYNQALKFLSFKVSTHYPTKYNIKLQSPLITYLYKDMKGLLRVPQASFLLTVPVFALIFSFFAPVYAIFYVIFMITTSSIMLILLEASGLQLLLSLPSRLRSSYISKLLIILIIYLVDVIIFSFFGHAPLSLIMLPSSIASVELSLFISYNNVIKGKGIRIADPLSLLIREIEINSIVGIAALLLFFTNVYYSLIFSLISLLIINIVIYKKIK; translated from the coding sequence ATGAGTAGCGTAAAGATTCATGATATGATTTACAAGCAAATAATATATTTGATGTATACAAGCAGATCTTTTGGTTTATCACCTAAGCCGGATGCGATTAGCAAGATTAGAAGGAATGCGGTTACGATCAAGATAAGTAATATTATTGCATATACCATAGCAACAATAGTTTCAGCATCTATCTCATTAATAAACAAAAACGCCCCTTTTTCCTTTATATTTCTAGACTTAATTATACTTGCCAATATTTTCACTACCGGATTGAATGTAATTTTCTTTGTAACAAATTATGATCTAAAAACCTTCTTACTGTCGCTTCCACTCACTGAGAGAGATATTAATATAGCTGTATTTAGAGGTATATTTGAATTTTTCTACTATGGTTTTTTAGCTTCGATAGTAATTGCGCCTATCTCCACTTATATGATAACACAGTCTATTTTACAAGCCCTTATGGTAGAACTTGAGATAATATTTTTCTTTTCACTTTCCTTTGCTTTGATAATACTATTGGGGAAGAGAATAAGATTAGGAGTAACTTCTGCTCTATTTAGGGTGGGAACATCGCTAATCTGGATAATATTTATACTATTACCTTACGGTTTTACCTTTAGATATGTAAGTCTCCCTTCATACGTCCTGCCAATCTTCCCTTTCGGCTTTTTAAATGTTGAGGGTCTTTTACTCTCCCTAGTTTACACTTGTCTTTCCATAATATTTGCCTATAATCAAGCCTTGAAATTCTTGTCGTTCAAGGTTTCAACTCATTATCCAACAAAATATAACATAAAATTACAGTCTCCGTTAATAACATATCTTTATAAAGATATGAAAGGACTCCTTAGAGTTCCTCAAGCTAGTTTTTTACTAACTGTACCCGTATTTGCACTTATTTTCTCATTTTTTGCCCCAGTTTACGCAATCTTTTACGTAATCTTCATGATAACAACGTCCTCAATAATGCTAATATTGCTTGAAGCATCGGGATTACAACTATTACTATCCTTACCCTCAAGATTAAGGAGTTCTTATATTTCGAAATTATTAATTATTTTGATAATCTATTTAGTAGACGTTATAATCTTTTCATTTTTTGGCCATGCTCCTTTGAGCTTAATTATGTTGCCGTCGTCAATAGCTAGTGTGGAACTTAGTCTTTTCATATCATATAATAACGTTATCAAAGGAAAGGGAATAAGAATTGCAGATCCATTGTCGCTACTAATAAGGGAAATAGAAATAAACTCAATTGTAGGAATTGCTGCCTTATTGCTATTCTTTACTAACGTATATTACTCTCTAATTTTCTCACTTATCTCACTACTTATAATAAATATAGTAATATATAAAAAAATTAAATGA
- the tpiA gene encoding triose-phosphate isomerase, with translation MKPPIIIINFKAYENSFGNKAIELGKKIEKISKQYSVEIILSVPATMIYRMTQEVELPIYAEHVDSVPLGAYTGAILPEMIKDAGARGTLINHSEKRLRADEIDDILKRTRNLGLESVLCVDRYELVYPFSLLKPNAILIEPPELIGTGISVSKAKPEVITRAVVEIRKSEGIYLIAGAGITTGEDVYKALQLGAHGIGVASAVMKAKQPEKVVEDFITSALKAISS, from the coding sequence GTGAAACCCCCTATTATTATAATAAACTTTAAAGCATATGAAAACTCCTTTGGTAATAAGGCAATAGAGTTAGGTAAAAAGATAGAAAAAATAAGTAAACAGTATTCAGTGGAAATAATATTATCAGTACCAGCTACAATGATATATAGGATGACCCAAGAGGTGGAATTACCAATTTATGCTGAACATGTAGATTCGGTACCTTTAGGAGCATATACTGGGGCTATTTTGCCAGAAATGATAAAAGATGCCGGGGCGAGGGGAACTTTAATAAACCATAGTGAAAAGCGTTTAAGAGCAGATGAAATAGATGACATCTTAAAAAGGACTAGAAATTTGGGATTAGAAAGCGTACTTTGCGTTGATAGGTACGAACTGGTTTATCCTTTTAGCCTGTTAAAGCCAAACGCAATTTTAATAGAGCCTCCAGAATTAATAGGAACTGGTATTTCAGTTTCTAAGGCAAAACCTGAGGTAATAACTAGAGCTGTAGTAGAGATAAGAAAATCGGAGGGAATCTATTTAATAGCAGGTGCTGGTATTACGACTGGTGAAGATGTATACAAGGCGTTACAACTCGGAGCTCATGGGATAGGCGTGGCAAGTGCCGTTATGAAAGCTAAACAACCTGAGAAAGTTGTTGAGGATTTTATTACAAGTGCGTTGAAGGCAATCTCTTCTTAA
- the tenA gene encoding thiaminase II, whose amino-acid sequence MMENSAKLWNSIQDIYSSILKHPFILELVEGTLNRDKFQYYIIQDYMYLREFSKALALLSAKAEDEEQALLFATHIQDAIKVEQALHKFYITEFNLDVKDYEMSPTNLAYTSYLLAVAYSRPFHEAISAVLPCYWIYMEVGKELLKKGSKDKYYQKWIETYGGEEYEKGVRAVLGIVNNLKVSEEEFNKMKIHFRTASIYEYMFWDSAYRLERFPFFTERNKGV is encoded by the coding sequence ATGATGGAAAATAGTGCAAAGTTATGGAATTCAATCCAAGATATTTACTCTTCAATCCTTAAACATCCATTTATTCTCGAACTAGTTGAAGGAACCCTAAATAGAGATAAGTTCCAATATTACATCATCCAAGATTATATGTATTTGAGGGAGTTCTCTAAGGCATTAGCTTTATTATCAGCGAAGGCTGAAGATGAGGAACAAGCTTTATTGTTTGCAACACACATACAAGATGCCATAAAGGTAGAACAAGCACTACATAAATTTTACATAACCGAATTTAATCTAGATGTGAAAGATTATGAAATGAGTCCAACTAATCTAGCTTATACATCTTACTTGCTTGCCGTAGCCTATTCTAGACCTTTCCATGAAGCAATATCTGCAGTACTACCTTGTTATTGGATATATATGGAGGTCGGAAAAGAATTGTTAAAAAAAGGATCTAAGGATAAATATTATCAAAAATGGATAGAAACTTATGGTGGAGAGGAGTATGAAAAAGGTGTTAGAGCAGTATTAGGTATTGTAAACAATCTAAAAGTTAGTGAAGAGGAATTTAATAAGATGAAAATTCATTTTAGAACCGCATCTATATACGAATATATGTTTTGGGACTCTGCGTATAGATTAGAGAGGTTTCCCTTTTTTACAGAAAGAAATAAAGGAGTATAG
- a CDS encoding ABC transporter ATP-binding protein, translating into MLLSVRNLTVKYGSFIAVNSLSFSVNSEVYCLLGPNGAGKTSTLKAIMDMVPFEGEIEILGISNKDKIVKNYVGYVPEQPALYEYMTPAEIISFVSSLRGIKDLNRINALIRAFSLDMFMNTPIASLSMGNKQKVSILLSLLHEPKLLILDEPFNALDVLSVKVLKELIQNHIKNGGGVLFSTHIMEVAEKICNRIGIMNRGIMVMETSSDNIREAGRSLEDVFLSVTGLDEEIKDILKGLE; encoded by the coding sequence ATGCTCTTAAGTGTTAGAAACCTTACAGTGAAGTATGGTTCATTTATCGCAGTTAATTCATTAAGCTTTTCAGTAAACTCAGAAGTCTATTGTCTTTTAGGTCCAAATGGTGCGGGAAAAACCAGCACGTTGAAGGCTATAATGGATATGGTTCCTTTTGAGGGTGAAATAGAAATCTTAGGAATAAGCAATAAAGACAAAATTGTGAAAAATTACGTTGGTTACGTTCCTGAACAGCCAGCTCTTTATGAATATATGACACCAGCTGAGATAATAAGTTTCGTCTCAAGTTTAAGAGGGATTAAAGATCTGAACAGAATAAACGCGTTAATTAGAGCGTTCTCCTTAGATATGTTCATGAATACACCTATAGCTTCCTTATCTATGGGGAATAAACAAAAAGTTTCTATATTATTGTCTTTGCTTCACGAACCTAAATTACTAATACTTGACGAACCTTTCAACGCGTTAGATGTTCTATCAGTTAAAGTCCTTAAAGAACTAATTCAGAACCATATTAAGAATGGAGGTGGAGTGTTGTTCTCCACGCATATAATGGAGGTTGCAGAAAAAATCTGCAATAGAATAGGTATAATGAATAGGGGAATAATGGTAATGGAGACTTCTTCAGATAACATTAGGGAAGCTGGGAGATCCCTTGAAGACGTTTTCCTCTCCGTAACTGGATTAGACGAGGAGATAAAGGATATATTAAAGGGATTGGAATGA
- a CDS encoding protein-L-isoaspartate O-methyltransferase family protein — MSAKEDILRSIKNSKLVNAFIKVNREDFLPQLLKKYAYDPNYIDKPFYVTPNITTTALSLGIYMLDILNLQENQKVLEIGTGIGYYTALIAEVVGESNVISIEIDDTIFEYAKNVLLPRYPLIKLVKMDGSLGYEKEAPYDRIIVWAAAPTIPCKLYDQLKENGIMVVPIGNEKVQGLYRITKIGYEPKIERVGDVIFMKMRGLFGFYEDDDPNERRLKKIEEKINRLLSRFTNQS, encoded by the coding sequence ATGAGTGCAAAAGAAGACATATTAAGGTCTATAAAAAATTCAAAGTTGGTTAATGCATTTATCAAGGTTAACAGAGAAGACTTTTTGCCTCAATTATTGAAAAAATATGCATATGATCCTAATTATATAGATAAACCCTTTTATGTAACGCCTAATATTACAACAACAGCGCTAAGTTTAGGCATATACATGCTTGATATTCTTAATTTACAAGAAAATCAGAAGGTTTTAGAGATAGGTACTGGTATAGGTTATTACACAGCATTAATAGCTGAAGTAGTTGGTGAGAGTAATGTTATATCTATTGAAATAGATGATACGATATTTGAGTATGCTAAAAATGTTCTTCTGCCCAGATATCCTCTCATTAAATTAGTTAAGATGGATGGTAGTTTAGGATATGAGAAAGAGGCTCCTTATGATCGGATCATAGTATGGGCAGCTGCGCCAACTATACCTTGTAAGCTATACGATCAACTGAAGGAAAATGGGATTATGGTAGTACCAATAGGTAATGAAAAAGTTCAAGGTCTATATAGGATTACTAAAATTGGCTACGAGCCTAAGATAGAAAGAGTCGGAGATGTAATATTTATGAAAATGAGAGGATTATTTGGATTTTATGAAGATGATGATCCAAACGAGAGGAGATTAAAGAAAATAGAAGAAAAGATAAATAGGTTGCTGTCCAGATTTACGAACCAAAGTTAG
- a CDS encoding DUF429 domain-containing protein: MYCGIDLAVRRKTAVAVLINNEIKIIELVTNDEIIESCKRAKVTAIDSPLSHCKGFRNVDKEMIKRKLKVLPPSFMKTLVERAIQLKEKLYNVIETHPTSSMKLIGLNWRELHEVKDYVDAALCAMAAMAYDLGYAEEIKADDGIIYLLSTKFPYELKRKNYFEFYLKGPK, translated from the coding sequence ATGTATTGTGGAATTGATCTAGCAGTAAGAAGGAAGACTGCAGTAGCTGTTCTCATAAACAACGAAATAAAAATCATTGAACTAGTAACGAATGATGAAATTATAGAGAGTTGCAAGAGAGCAAAAGTCACTGCAATAGATTCACCTCTCTCCCACTGTAAAGGTTTTAGAAACGTCGATAAGGAGATGATAAAAAGAAAACTGAAGGTATTGCCACCATCCTTTATGAAAACACTTGTAGAAAGAGCTATCCAATTGAAGGAAAAGTTGTATAACGTAATTGAGACCCATCCAACATCTTCCATGAAATTAATTGGTTTGAATTGGAGAGAATTACATGAGGTTAAAGATTATGTGGATGCTGCATTGTGTGCAATGGCTGCAATGGCTTACGATCTAGGGTATGCAGAGGAAATTAAAGCTGATGATGGTATAATTTACCTATTATCAACGAAATTTCCTTATGAGTTAAAAAGGAAAAATTATTTTGAGTTTTATCTGAAAGGACCTAAATGA
- a CDS encoding EVE domain-containing protein has translation MLFVKRFSKSYNLKILLHSVTYWLVPIQEDMWDVIRDKGVYGYKENLEEYIKEGDYIIIYVSKYYAKRYGGKIVGIVKVLSNWYEDQTPIYPEETVRNKGIYVYRVKVEPVVVGECDMKKILDKIRFIEDKGQIAKYLRNAPANLKRPIPESDAKIVEECLKESLLNI, from the coding sequence ATGCTTTTTGTAAAGAGGTTTAGTAAATCTTATAATCTTAAAATACTATTGCATTCTGTGACCTACTGGTTAGTACCAATACAAGAGGACATGTGGGATGTAATTAGAGATAAAGGAGTTTATGGTTACAAAGAGAATCTAGAGGAGTACATAAAAGAAGGTGACTACATTATTATATATGTCAGTAAATATTATGCGAAAAGATATGGAGGAAAGATTGTAGGTATAGTAAAAGTCCTTTCAAACTGGTATGAGGATCAGACACCAATATATCCTGAGGAGACAGTAAGGAATAAGGGAATATACGTTTATAGAGTTAAAGTAGAGCCTGTTGTAGTTGGAGAGTGCGATATGAAAAAAATTTTAGATAAGATTAGATTTATTGAAGATAAAGGGCAAATAGCTAAATACCTTAGGAACGCTCCTGCAAACCTTAAGAGGCCTATCCCAGAAAGCGATGCTAAAATAGTGGAAGAGTGTCTTAAAGAGTCATTACTCAATATCTGA
- the prpB gene encoding methylisocitrate lyase, protein MSQVLKESDFLIVPGVFNPFTAILAKKVGFKAVYLSGAALTSSYGLPDIGLITLDEVAEMIRKIKEVADIPIIVDADTGFGEAINVYRTVRVLEKAGADAIQIEDQRMPKKCGHLEGKEVVEPLEMVQKIKAALKARRDSLIIARVDSRGVIGLDDAIERAKIYLEAGADVIFPEALTSKEEFAKFAKEVKAPLLANMTEFGKTPYIKAQEFKEMGYKYVIFPVTIFRVAAKAMKDALETLLREGTQVNLLDKMITRQQQYEIIDYFFYERLDKELGSIKLIRKL, encoded by the coding sequence TTGTCTCAAGTATTAAAGGAATCTGATTTCTTAATAGTACCTGGAGTATTTAATCCGTTTACTGCGATTCTAGCGAAAAAGGTAGGTTTTAAGGCAGTTTATCTATCGGGCGCTGCTCTTACCTCATCTTATGGTCTACCAGATATAGGTTTAATCACATTAGATGAGGTTGCTGAGATGATAAGAAAAATAAAGGAAGTTGCAGATATTCCAATAATAGTTGATGCAGATACTGGGTTTGGTGAGGCAATAAACGTTTATAGAACTGTAAGGGTTTTGGAAAAAGCCGGTGCTGACGCCATTCAAATAGAGGATCAAAGAATGCCAAAGAAATGTGGGCATTTAGAGGGTAAAGAGGTTGTAGAGCCTTTAGAAATGGTTCAGAAGATAAAGGCTGCTTTAAAGGCTAGAAGAGATTCCTTAATAATTGCAAGAGTCGATTCTCGTGGAGTAATTGGGTTAGATGATGCAATAGAAAGGGCAAAAATTTATTTAGAAGCTGGCGCTGATGTAATATTTCCAGAGGCTCTTACTAGTAAGGAGGAGTTCGCTAAGTTCGCTAAAGAGGTAAAGGCTCCGTTACTAGCTAATATGACTGAATTTGGTAAAACCCCTTACATTAAGGCCCAAGAGTTTAAGGAGATGGGTTATAAATACGTAATATTTCCTGTTACTATATTTAGAGTGGCAGCTAAGGCAATGAAAGATGCCCTAGAGACATTATTAAGAGAGGGAACGCAAGTTAATTTATTAGATAAGATGATTACTAGGCAACAACAGTACGAGATAATTGATTACTTCTTTTACGAAAGATTAGACAAGGAATTAGGTAGTATAAAACTCATTAGAAAGCTTTAA
- a CDS encoding pyridoxal-phosphate-dependent aminotransferase family protein, which yields MDKLLLHVGPTTIKEDVLIAGLENNVGFTSKEFIEALSYSLKGIRYVMGASKNYQPVIIPGGGTSAMESVTSLLKPNDKILVVSNGVFGDRWEQIFKRYPVYVKVLRSSPGDYVKPEEVEEEVKKDNYKLITLTHVETSTGVREPVKDVINKVRKYVELVAVDGVSSVGAEEVKAEEWNVDVYLTASQKALGSSAGLGLLLLSPKAISILDSQESIAGYYLNLKNWLPVMRAAEEGKAAYFATPPVHVILQLAEAFRLIENEGIENRIKRHLTVASAIRAGLEALGLEIVARRPESYSNTVTGVILKTTEPQKVLAETVNDGVEFAPGVHPAFKYFRIGHMGWVTPNDAIVAISVIERTLRKLGEPIRFGEGVKVVEEVLSSAR from the coding sequence ATGGATAAACTACTACTCCATGTAGGTCCTACTACTATCAAGGAAGATGTTTTAATAGCGGGGCTTGAGAACAACGTTGGTTTTACGTCTAAGGAATTTATAGAAGCACTCTCATACTCGTTAAAAGGAATAAGATACGTAATGGGGGCAAGCAAGAATTACCAGCCAGTAATAATCCCAGGAGGTGGAACATCTGCTATGGAAAGTGTCACATCATTACTCAAACCTAATGACAAAATACTAGTAGTTTCAAATGGTGTATTTGGGGATAGATGGGAACAAATATTTAAGAGATATCCAGTTTATGTAAAGGTACTAAGATCTTCACCTGGCGATTACGTTAAACCAGAGGAAGTAGAGGAAGAGGTAAAAAAAGACAATTATAAGTTAATAACACTAACTCACGTAGAGACCAGCACTGGAGTTAGAGAACCCGTAAAGGATGTAATAAATAAGGTTAGAAAATATGTAGAATTAGTAGCAGTGGATGGGGTCTCAAGTGTTGGAGCTGAGGAAGTTAAGGCTGAAGAATGGAATGTCGATGTTTACTTAACAGCTAGTCAAAAGGCATTGGGTTCCTCAGCTGGTTTAGGTTTATTATTACTTTCTCCTAAGGCCATATCGATATTGGATTCACAAGAGTCAATTGCTGGCTACTATCTGAATCTAAAGAATTGGCTACCAGTTATGAGAGCAGCTGAAGAGGGTAAGGCTGCGTATTTCGCTACCCCACCAGTTCATGTAATTTTACAACTAGCTGAAGCTTTTAGACTGATAGAGAATGAAGGTATAGAAAATAGAATAAAAAGGCACTTAACAGTAGCTAGCGCAATTAGGGCTGGTTTAGAAGCCTTAGGATTAGAGATTGTTGCCAGAAGACCAGAGTCTTATAGCAATACTGTAACGGGTGTGATTCTAAAGACTACTGAACCACAAAAGGTCCTGGCAGAGACCGTTAATGACGGGGTAGAGTTTGCCCCTGGAGTTCATCCGGCATTTAAATATTTCAGAATAGGTCATATGGGCTGGGTAACCCCTAATGATGCAATAGTAGCAATAAGTGTTATTGAGAGAACCTTAAGGAAATTAGGTGAGCCAATAAGGTTTGGTGAAGGAGTGAAGGTAGTTGAAGAAGTCTTATCATCAGCCCGCTGA
- a CDS encoding CBS domain-containing protein: MAVTSRSLIKRSPVVVKVGVKAIEACKIMYQNNIGSVVIVDEKGYPVGIFTERDVLRAVSCGKDLNDKVENLGTFGKLITVKPNSPIGEIAEKMVKNNIRHIVVVDDEGKLVGVVSIKDIVNEKHVLDFLVRSELNWEGGTD, from the coding sequence ATGGCAGTAACTTCTAGAAGCTTAATCAAGAGATCCCCTGTAGTGGTAAAGGTAGGTGTTAAGGCTATTGAGGCTTGTAAGATTATGTATCAAAATAATATAGGATCCGTGGTAATTGTTGATGAAAAAGGTTATCCAGTCGGAATATTTACAGAAAGAGACGTTCTGCGTGCTGTGTCATGTGGTAAGGATTTGAATGATAAAGTAGAGAATCTGGGAACTTTCGGAAAATTAATAACAGTTAAGCCTAATTCTCCAATAGGAGAAATAGCAGAGAAAATGGTTAAAAACAATATAAGACATATAGTTGTTGTGGATGATGAAGGGAAGCTTGTCGGTGTAGTATCGATAAAGGATATAGTAAATGAGAAACACGTTCTAGATTTTTTAGTTAGGTCTGAGTTAAATTGGGAAGGAGGTACGGACTAA
- a CDS encoding MmgE/PrpD family protein, translating into MEIAEKIAEFVNSVNYQNLSEKIIHEAKKRIIDTIAVAYGALNSPPHLVNKKVLTYFQGSVPLLFGGSATPDFAAFYNTFLIRYLDFNDTYLSKEPLHPSDMIGAFLSLGSLFDLKGRDVIEAIVTGYEIGVKLCDATSLRKKGFDHVTFLQIGAAAGLAKMLKLDEKSTINAISLTIVPNVALRETRSGELSMWKAGAAADASRKATFAALLAKFGMTGPSKTFSGRLGFINVVAKDFDSSVFNKLEVDGILKTSLKKYPVEYHAEAVVEAGKSLNVNVDDIVKIEVETYEAAKTIIADEEKWNPTNKETADHSLPYILAYTLIKKDFWLDAYDQEMIFNEKIRSLMKKITVVEDEKYTSIYPKELPVKVTVYTSKGKDTVEIRNPRGYYNNPMTDAEVEEKYLRLKGRKEELNILWNMEELKVREIVSSIKGI; encoded by the coding sequence ATGGAAATAGCTGAAAAGATTGCTGAATTTGTGAATTCAGTAAATTACCAAAACTTAAGTGAAAAGATTATACATGAGGCAAAAAAGAGAATAATTGATACAATAGCAGTAGCTTATGGAGCACTAAATTCTCCTCCTCACTTAGTTAACAAAAAGGTATTAACGTATTTCCAAGGTTCTGTTCCCCTACTTTTCGGAGGAAGTGCGACTCCAGATTTCGCGGCTTTTTACAACACTTTTTTAATTAGGTATCTAGACTTCAATGACACTTATCTTTCAAAGGAGCCTTTACATCCCAGTGACATGATAGGTGCTTTCTTATCCTTAGGTTCACTTTTTGATCTTAAAGGGAGGGATGTAATAGAAGCGATCGTTACAGGTTATGAAATTGGGGTAAAATTGTGTGATGCAACATCGTTGAGAAAGAAGGGCTTTGATCACGTAACTTTCCTTCAGATAGGAGCTGCTGCAGGTTTAGCTAAAATGTTAAAATTGGACGAAAAGTCTACTATTAACGCTATTTCGTTAACAATAGTGCCAAACGTTGCACTTAGGGAAACTAGATCTGGGGAATTATCCATGTGGAAGGCCGGTGCTGCAGCGGATGCCTCAAGGAAAGCGACTTTTGCGGCACTTTTAGCTAAGTTTGGAATGACCGGTCCTTCAAAGACTTTTTCAGGTAGATTAGGTTTCATTAATGTTGTAGCTAAAGACTTCGACTCTTCGGTGTTTAATAAGTTAGAGGTAGATGGTATACTTAAGACTAGTTTGAAGAAATATCCAGTGGAGTATCATGCTGAGGCAGTTGTTGAGGCTGGAAAGAGCTTAAATGTTAATGTTGATGACATTGTTAAGATTGAAGTTGAAACCTATGAGGCTGCTAAGACGATAATAGCTGATGAAGAAAAATGGAATCCCACTAACAAGGAGACAGCAGATCATAGTTTGCCCTATATTCTGGCTTATACTTTAATTAAGAAGGATTTTTGGCTCGACGCGTATGATCAAGAAATGATATTCAATGAAAAAATAAGGAGTTTAATGAAGAAGATTACTGTAGTTGAAGACGAGAAATATACTAGTATATATCCTAAGGAGTTGCCTGTTAAAGTAACAGTTTATACCAGTAAGGGTAAAGATACAGTTGAAATTAGGAATCCAAGAGGTTATTATAATAATCCAATGACTGATGCCGAAGTTGAGGAGAAGTACTTGAGGCTAAAAGGAAGGAAGGAAGAGTTAAATATTTTGTGGAATATGGAAGAATTAAAGGTGAGGGAAATTGTCTCAAGTATTAAAGGAATCTGA